One window of the Megalops cyprinoides isolate fMegCyp1 chromosome 2, fMegCyp1.pri, whole genome shotgun sequence genome contains the following:
- the rabggta gene encoding geranylgeranyl transferase type-2 subunit alpha: MHGRVKLKSTAQQEEEKRKEREKKLKIYVAARDACFSKRKEGVMDIEALQLTQQLLSSNPDFATLWNYRREILLHQETVLSEEEVQKLYEDELAFLEGCLKVNPKSYGSWHHRGWVLSRIPRPDWTRELGLCDRCLSLDDRNFHCWDYRRMVVKLSGVPVEQELQFTDRLIGSNFSNYSSWHYRSTLLPLLHPHSPEPPSPLRNARSSSPSSPQMHSHRVCEEQLLKEYELVQNAFFTDPNDQSAWFYYRWLLGRAEREEMISCVYVSREGERVIVAFSRPVNAQAVGLLLVVDGQPLQVDWRSVHPRFRHCPVWICELPPGTISDTSNEHNLTVHWTERHTHRDCALYTGRSESWCRDSATDQELFRSELSVEKSSVLQSELQSCTQLLELEPQNKWCVLTIVLLMRALDPLGYEKETLAHFETLKEVDSMRSSYYSDLCSKFMIENTILKMEYAEVRVFSLSGKKLTTLCHLDQLLLVTHINLSSNKLQSLPPQFAMLQCLEVLEVDDNAIETLPGLYHLPRLEELSLRNNQISRLSELKPLSSCPKLTRLDLRGNPVTQTPNLQSELAELLPSVTDLLL, from the exons ATG cACGGACGAGTGAAGCTGAAGTCGACAGCTCagcaagaggaggaaaaaagaaaagagcgagagaaaaaactgaaaatttacGTCGCTGCTCGCGATGCCTGCTTTAGCAAG agaaaggagggggtTATGGACATTGAGGCCCTGCAGCTGACCCAGCAGCTGCTCTCCTCAAACCCTGACTTTGCCACGCTGTGGAACTACAGGAGGGAGATCCTGCTGCACCAGGAAACTGTGCT ttcaGAGGAGGAGGTACAGAAGCTGTATGAGGACGAGCTGGCGTTTCTGGAGGGATGTCTGAAGGTGAACCCCAAGTCGTACGGCAGCTGGCACCACCGTGGCTGGGTCCTGTCCCGCATCCCCCGACCCGACTGGACCCGAGAGCTGGGCCTGTGTGACCGCTGCCTGAGCCTGGACGACCGCAACT TTCACTGCTGGGATTACCGCAGGATGGTGGTGAAGTTGTCAGGTGTGCCGGTCGAACAGGAGCTGCAGTTCACCGATCGACTCATCGGGTCTAACTTCTCCAACTACTCCAGCTGGCACTACAGGAGCACCCTACTGCCCCTGCTGCACCCCCACTCCCctgagcccccctcccccctgcgcAACGCCcgttcctcctccccctcctccccccagaTGCACTCCCACCGCGTCTGCGAGGAACAGCTGCTTAAAG AGTATGAGCTGGTGCAGAACGCCTTCTTCACTGATCCCAACGACCAGAGTGCCTGGTTCTACTACCGTTGGCTCCTGGGaagag cGGAGCGGGAGGAGATGAtcagctgtgtgtatgtcagtcGTGAGGGAGAGCGGGTCATCGTAGCCTTCTCCAGGCCTGTGAAC gccCAGGCCgtggggctgctgctggtggtggatGGCCAGCCCCTGCAGGTGGACTGGAGGAGTGTTCACCCTCGTTTCCGGCACTGTCCGGTGTGG ATCTGTGAGCTGCCTCCAGGGACGATCAGTGACACCAGTAACGAGCACAACCTGACTGTCCACTGGACAGAGAGGCACACGCACAGAGACTGCGCACTCTACACAG GGCGATCAGAAAGCTGGTGTAGAGACTCTGCCACAGACCAGGAGCTTTTCAG gagcGAGCTCTCTGTAGAAAAGTCCTCAGTATTACAGTCGGAGCTGCAGTCCTGCActcagctgctggagctggagcccCAGAACAAAT GGTGTGTGCTGACCATCGTCCTCCTGATGAGAGCACTGGACCCCCTGGGGTATGAGAAAGAGACCCTCGCTCACTTTGAGACCCTCAAG gaagTAGACTCCATGCGCTCCTCCTATTACAGTGATCTGTGCAGTAAGTTTATGATAGAGAACACCATTCTAAAGATGGAGTACGCAGAGGTCCGAGTCTTCAGCCTGTCTGGCAAG AAACTGACAACCCTGTGTCACCTCGACCAGCTGCTATTGGTGACCCACATCAACCTCTCCTCCAATAAGCTGCAATCCCTGCCTCCGCAGTTCGCTATGCTGCAGTGCCTTGAG gtgCTGGAGGTGGACGATAACGCCATTGAGACTCTCCCTGGACTCTACCACCTGCCCCGACTGGAGGAGCTTTCACTGAGGAACAACC AAATCTCTCGGCTCTCTGAACTTAAGCCCCTGTCCTCCTGCCCCAAGCTGACCCGGCTCGATCTCCGTGGAAACCCTGTGACCCAGACTCCCAACCTCCAATCAGAGCTGGCTGAGCTGTTGCCCTCGGTTACAGACCTTTTGCTCTGA